The following proteins come from a genomic window of Gimesia sp.:
- a CDS encoding MoxR family ATPase, which yields MATEKRDFDEFLEKLKRHHDVMVDELHKVVIGQDEVIEQILAAIFTGGHCLLVGVPGLAKTLLVSTIARILDCEFKRIQFTPDLMPSDITGTNVLEEEESGRRSFRFVQGPVFTNILLADEINRTPPKTQAALLQSMQEREVTVGQTTYDLPEPFFVIATQNPIEQEGTYPLPEAQLDRFMFNIKVEYPNLEEEEQILAATSSSEKPEIRKVLSAKSILYLQRQINMIEVGPLTINYVTRLVRATRPSDGSAPAFIKQMVDWGAGPRAGQYLIAGGKAIAAMDGRASVSLNDIRRVAVPVLRHRISTNFQAQAEGMVTEDIIGRLLEEIPEPNIPKYE from the coding sequence TTGGCTACCGAAAAACGCGACTTTGACGAATTTCTGGAGAAACTCAAACGTCACCATGACGTGATGGTGGACGAACTGCATAAGGTCGTGATCGGCCAGGATGAAGTGATCGAGCAGATCCTCGCGGCGATATTTACGGGGGGCCACTGTCTGCTGGTCGGGGTACCCGGACTCGCGAAAACCCTGCTGGTAAGTACCATTGCCCGCATTCTGGATTGTGAGTTCAAACGAATCCAATTCACCCCCGACCTGATGCCCTCAGACATTACCGGCACTAACGTGCTGGAAGAGGAAGAATCGGGCCGTCGCTCGTTCCGATTTGTTCAGGGCCCTGTATTTACCAACATTCTGCTGGCCGATGAAATCAACCGAACTCCACCAAAGACACAGGCCGCGTTACTGCAGTCGATGCAGGAGCGGGAAGTGACGGTGGGGCAGACCACCTATGACCTGCCGGAACCGTTTTTTGTGATCGCCACTCAGAACCCGATCGAACAGGAAGGAACTTACCCCCTCCCGGAAGCGCAGCTCGACCGATTCATGTTTAACATTAAGGTGGAGTATCCGAACCTGGAAGAGGAAGAACAGATTCTGGCCGCCACCAGTTCCAGTGAGAAACCGGAAATTCGCAAAGTCCTTTCCGCCAAGTCGATTTTATATCTGCAGCGGCAGATCAACATGATCGAAGTCGGCCCGCTGACAATCAATTATGTGACGCGACTGGTCCGTGCGACTCGGCCCAGTGACGGCTCTGCGCCAGCCTTCATCAAGCAGATGGTTGACTGGGGAGCCGGCCCCCGTGCCGGCCAGTATCTGATCGCGGGAGGCAAAGCCATTGCCGCCATGGACGGTCGTGCGAGTGTTTCACTGAATGATATTCGTCGGGTGGCGGTGCCCGTACTCCGTCATCGTATTTCTACGAACTTCCAGGCACAGGCCGAAGGGATGGTCACCGAGGACATCATCGGACGTCTGCTGGAAGAAATTCCGGAACCCAACATTCCCAAGTATGAGTGA
- a CDS encoding protein kinase, with protein MIFFNKKSRKKKLSAQLIELKLVKPDEMDACLQELQDKAADDDQLIRLLERKNLITSFQASRLKNNEFEGLVLGGNKLMYQNASGSFARVYRAESLEDGRMIGVKVLRQRWAQDPDNIKMFRREAEVCKQFKHKNIVEIFDVGVQDDIHYFTMEFVEGGNLRDFITIRKKLSPLEAVNYTIDICEGLEYANRLGYTHRDMKATNVLMSIQGVAKLIDFGLAGEDDAGGAGEAHQRAVEYGTLEKSTGAPRNDPRSDLYFVGTIFYELLCGKPPFPRTKDIEERKRPTRYSQVPSITTIEPDLPEAVVDVLEKLMAYLPQVRYQTATEAVQDLLEVRAQLSGAEETPKPQTTADVKASAEQDLKMAIAPPTILCIENRSKHQDVLRDYLTKHGYRVLILSDLDRAMQRVKDNAPDCIVFMEDSIGEGCVEAFKQALAMDPDLAAILVLSEKNAAIKKTLKKTDRSRILVQPIKIRNLRAKIQKVLQHQLNDSAELTAY; from the coding sequence ATGATTTTTTTCAATAAGAAGTCGCGCAAAAAGAAGCTCAGTGCGCAGCTGATTGAGCTGAAGCTCGTCAAACCAGACGAGATGGATGCCTGCCTGCAGGAACTTCAGGACAAAGCAGCTGATGATGATCAACTGATTCGGTTACTGGAACGCAAAAACCTGATCACCTCATTTCAGGCCAGTCGACTGAAAAACAATGAGTTCGAAGGGCTCGTTCTGGGCGGCAACAAGCTGATGTACCAGAACGCCTCTGGAAGTTTTGCACGCGTCTATCGCGCAGAATCTCTGGAAGATGGACGCATGATAGGCGTCAAAGTGCTTCGGCAACGCTGGGCTCAGGATCCCGATAACATAAAAATGTTTCGCCGGGAAGCAGAAGTCTGCAAGCAATTCAAACATAAAAACATCGTTGAGATTTTCGATGTAGGCGTGCAGGACGATATTCACTATTTCACCATGGAGTTCGTGGAAGGTGGAAATCTGCGGGACTTTATCACTATCCGCAAAAAACTCTCCCCTCTGGAAGCGGTCAATTACACCATCGATATCTGTGAAGGTTTGGAATACGCCAACCGCTTGGGCTACACGCACCGCGACATGAAAGCGACGAACGTGCTCATGTCGATCCAGGGTGTCGCCAAGCTGATCGACTTCGGTCTGGCTGGTGAAGATGATGCCGGCGGTGCTGGTGAAGCACATCAACGCGCCGTCGAATACGGGACTCTGGAAAAGTCAACGGGGGCTCCCCGAAATGATCCCCGCAGCGATCTCTATTTTGTAGGCACCATCTTTTACGAACTACTCTGTGGCAAACCTCCTTTCCCACGCACGAAAGACATCGAGGAACGCAAGCGGCCGACCCGTTACTCTCAAGTTCCTTCGATTACAACGATCGAGCCTGATCTGCCTGAAGCCGTCGTAGACGTACTGGAAAAACTGATGGCCTATCTGCCACAGGTCCGGTATCAGACAGCGACCGAAGCGGTTCAGGACCTCCTTGAAGTCCGTGCTCAGCTCAGTGGAGCGGAAGAAACACCGAAACCACAGACAACCGCGGATGTCAAAGCGAGTGCTGAGCAGGATCTGAAAATGGCAATCGCTCCGCCGACGATCCTGTGTATCGAGAATCGTTCCAAACACCAGGATGTCTTACGCGATTACCTCACTAAGCACGGTTACCGCGTCCTGATTTTAAGTGACCTGGATCGGGCGATGCAGCGGGTGAAAGACAATGCCCCGGACTGCATTGTCTTCATGGAAGATTCCATCGGCGAAGGGTGTGTCGAAGCCTTCAAGCAGGCACTTGCCATGGATCCGGATCTGGCAGCCATCCTGGTTCTGTCAGAGAAGAATGCCGCGATCAAGAAAACGCTGAAGAAGACCGACCGCTCCCGGATTCTTGTTCAGCCGATCAAAATTCGTAATCTGCGGGCCAAAATCCAGAAGGTGTTGCAGCATCAACTCAATGATTCTGCAGAGCTGACTGCCTATTGA
- a CDS encoding amidohydrolase family protein gives MKIKGNKISSIELLPDSEAAGLPFIAPSMFDLQINGHGGIWFNKPGLTSDEVCQVMEKHYQYGITRLCPTLITSSYEDYVSGFSAIRQACEENDWVEQMVPGCHLEGPFISPIQGPRGAHPLDQVRPADWDEFSRLQEISGNRIRLITLAPEVDNAIPFIKKAVASGVVVSIGHTAAEPEQITEAVDAGARLSTHLGNGAHGTLRRHPNYIWEQLGEPRLMASIITDGHHLPASVVRTIIKTKGVENVVITCDASGLAGSPPGIYDEGSVKMEVLEDGPIVIAGQRQLLAGSGLETDTCVTTAIDMAGITLQESLDMAGLNPARLLGFEEIKLEVGSRADLILFHYEGAGSRMNIQTVLSCGSVKYGTLLVNS, from the coding sequence GTGAAGATCAAGGGAAATAAAATCTCTTCGATTGAGCTGCTGCCTGATTCAGAAGCAGCCGGACTGCCTTTCATTGCTCCATCAATGTTTGATTTGCAGATCAATGGCCACGGTGGGATCTGGTTCAACAAACCAGGTCTGACTTCAGATGAAGTCTGTCAGGTAATGGAGAAACATTACCAGTACGGCATCACCCGTCTCTGTCCCACGCTGATTACGAGTTCCTACGAAGACTACGTCAGCGGCTTCTCTGCCATTCGTCAGGCGTGTGAAGAAAATGACTGGGTGGAGCAGATGGTTCCCGGTTGTCATCTGGAAGGTCCCTTCATTTCTCCGATTCAGGGACCCCGTGGTGCTCATCCGCTGGATCAGGTTCGCCCTGCCGACTGGGATGAATTCAGCCGCCTGCAGGAGATTTCCGGAAATCGAATTCGTCTGATTACCCTGGCTCCTGAAGTCGATAACGCCATCCCCTTCATCAAAAAAGCCGTTGCCTCCGGGGTTGTCGTCTCCATTGGGCATACCGCTGCAGAACCCGAACAGATTACCGAAGCCGTTGATGCAGGGGCTCGCCTGAGTACACACCTCGGCAATGGCGCACATGGAACCCTGCGTCGCCACCCGAATTACATCTGGGAGCAACTGGGTGAACCGCGTCTGATGGCCAGCATCATCACAGATGGACATCACCTGCCCGCCAGTGTGGTCAGAACCATTATTAAAACCAAAGGTGTCGAGAATGTCGTGATCACTTGCGACGCCTCAGGTTTAGCTGGGTCTCCCCCCGGAATCTACGATGAAGGTTCCGTTAAGATGGAAGTCCTGGAAGATGGCCCGATCGTCATCGCCGGTCAGCGGCAGTTACTCGCCGGCTCCGGCTTGGAGACAGATACCTGCGTCACCACCGCCATTGACATGGCTGGGATCACTCTGCAGGAGTCTCTCGACATGGCTGGTTTGAATCCTGCACGTCTGCTTGGGTTTGAAGAAATCAAGCTGGAAGTCGGCTCTCGTGCTGATCTGATTCTCTTCCACTACGAAGGAGCGGGATCCCGGATGAATATCCAGACCGTTCTATCCTGTGGTTCCGTCAAATACGGCACACTGCTCGTCAATTCCTGA